The following proteins are co-located in the Syngnathus scovelli strain Florida chromosome 5, RoL_Ssco_1.2, whole genome shotgun sequence genome:
- the LOC125969144 gene encoding lysozyme g translates to MSFGNIMLVDTSGASRATANQDRLLCEGVPASEAMARTDLNRMNRYKSIIQRVGAQAGIDPAIIAGIISRESRAGNTLQNGWGDHGNAWGLMQVDKRHHTPQGGWDSEEHLCQGRDILIDMIRTIGRKFPNWTAEQHLKGGLAAYNMGPNSVETYDHVDRKTTGRDYSNDVVARAQWYKSNGGF, encoded by the exons ATGA GTTTCGGGAACATCATGTTGGTTGATACAAGTGGAGCGTCCAGGGCAACAGCCAATCAAGATCGCCTGTTGTGTGAAG GAGTGCCTGCATCCGAAGCCATGGCACGAACAGATCTGAATAGAATGAACAGATACAAGAGCATCATCCAGAGAGTAGGAGCGCAGGCGGGAATTGATCCTGCTATTATTGCTGGCATCATTTCCAGAGAGTCCAGGGCTGGAAATACGTTGCAAAATGGCTGGGGAGACCATGGCAATGCCTGGGGACTCATGCAG GTTGATAAAAGGCATCACACTCCACAAGGCGGATGGGATAGCGAGGAACACCTCTGCCAAGGCAGAGACATCTTAATCGACATGATCCGTACTATCGGAAGGAAGTTCCCGAACTGGACTGCAGAGCAACACCTCAAAG GTGGGTTGGCAGCCTACAACATGGGCCCCAATTCCGTGGAAACGTATGACCACGTTGACAGGAAGACCACTGGACGTGACTACTCTAATGACGTTGTTGCCAGAGCTCAGTGGTACAAAAGCAACGGAGGCTTTTAG